The following nucleotide sequence is from Peribacillus sp. ACCC06369.
TGGAAGGCTATCTTAGAAGGTACAGTGAAAGCTGGCTTCGAATTAGTGAATATTGTTATGCAACCACAAGCCGTTTCTTCTGGAACGCAAGGTATTAATAGGGACAATACACTAAAAGGCGACTTTGTTTATAACTTTAGAAAAGTATCGCCGTTTAAAGAGTTTGAAATTAACTACATGAAAAATTCCGAACCTTTTATCATAAATAGCGCTCGCAATCTTATTTTAGAAAAACAAGGTGTTAACTCAGCTGAGTTATATGAATATATTTTGCCTTTAATAGCTAAAAACCAAGCATATATGAATGATAAAAATGAAGTTATTAATGTAGAAAATTTGCTAAAGAAACACTTTAAATACGAAGAAGATAATGGTGAATATAAATGGTTATGCCAAGATATGGTTGTGAAAAATTCCAACAAATTAAATGTGCTAGATTTATTCTCAGGTGCAGGGGGTTTTTCAGAAGGGTTTAAGGAAGAGGGATTTAATATTGTAGCTGCTGTTGAGTTCGATTCCCAAATTGCACAAACATACTTGTATAATAATCCGGAAACGTTTGTGTTTAATGAAGACATTACACAGTTAAAAACTAATGATATTAAAAAGATTTTTAGTAATAAAAGTTTAAATTGCGATGTCATTATTGGTGGTCCACCATGCCAAGGATTCTCAATGGCTGGTAATCGCATACGTAATCAACAAAAACTAATTGAAGACCCTCGTAATGAGTTGTTTAAAGAATTCTATCGAATGGTAAAAGACTTTAGACCTAAGGTATTCATTTTTGAAAACGTTGAAGGAATTTTGAATTTTTCGGAAGGCCGTTTTAAAGAAGCTATTTTCGATTTATTTAGAGAGCTTGGATATCACGTAAGTGCAAGGATTTTAAATGCAGCAGATTATGGTGTACCACAATTACGTAAACGTGCTATTTTTATCGGAAATCGTCTAGGGTTGAACTCAGACCTTTTCTTTCCAGAATCAACACATGCAGTTGAAACATATGTATCAGTATGGGATGCTATTAGTGATTTACCGCCGTTAGAGAGTGGGCAAGGTATAGAGGAAACGACATTAGATTCTGAAGCACAAAACTTTTATCAAATGCTAATGCGTAATTCATCTGGAAAATTATTCAATCACATTTCTTCTGTTCATAAAATATCTACAATCGAAAAAATGAAAATGATAAAACCTGGTATGACACAGAAAGATTTACCGGAAGAGTTCCAAACACGTTCAGTTCATAGCGGAGCGTACGGTAGGATGGAAAAGGAACATCCATCGTATACACTTACAACAAGATTAAACACACCGTCAGTAGGACGTATTATTCACCCAGAGCAACATCGAACAATAACACCACGTGAAGCTTCACGTCTTCAATCTTTTAAAGACAAATATCGTTTCCTAGGTGATGTTACATCTATTGGAAAACAAATCGGCAATGCTGTTCCACCGTTAATGAGTCAAGCGATTGCTAAAAGTGTAGTAGATATATTAACCAGTAAAGATTTAGATACAATGATTAATGAAAGTGATTTTAAAATAACTCATCAGAGTGATATTTTTGAAATCCTTAATGAAGTAGAACCAGTACTGTTAGGTAAATGAAGATAGAGCCTACAAGGTTAGTGTCATTTCTTAAAAGCACTCATTGAGTGCTTTTTTGTTTTTTGAGGTTTCTTATCATAATAGTGTAGCAAAAGCACCAGTAACGAAAGGCTGGCTTTAAGCTATTCTTAAACAAGTTGAATATATTATTAAACCACCCCCTTTTACATTGAACGATTGTAAAAGGGGGTGTTCTCCACATATTAGGAATTACCTTAATATTCTTAGCAGTAGGTGGATGTATAAACTATACTCCATAATACTTATTCAATTGGTCATTTCCAATTCAGGAATTTCACTTTGACCTATCGATGAATAAGGCTTCAAGGTGATGATTACATCATGCCGCCCATTCATATAAGTGTATAAAATGAAAAAATAACAACCAAAAAATTGTTTTTTTAGTTTTTTCCTAACTTTCTTTTTACTTACTTTAAATACAATATAAAAGTCTTATCAGCTAAATTTTTGAGCATTTTAAAAACTGTTAGCCCTTTAAAGCTAACAGTTTTTTGTCTTCTACTTATAAAGTAAATAATGGACCGTATGTACTCATAAATACAAAGTACTACTTTAATTTCCAATTCCCATCTTCATAGTTAGTTGAATAAGCCCACCCAGTAGAATTCCAAATTGCATCAAATATAGGCTTCATTGCCTGTGGGATATTTTTATCAAGTGAATCGACAATAATTTCAGGAATAATTAAAAACTCTCTATCTATGGGAGCTGAATCCATAATGGTATACCCCTTTACGCCAATTAAGCATACCATTAATACGAATGGTGGTTGAATATTCAACAACTTGTTAATTTCTATGTAACGCTCCACAGCTTTAACAAGTTCTCGTTCTATTGTATTAATAGTTAAGTGTTTGGAACCTTTTTTTATTATTGAAGCATTTACGGATTCAATACTTCCATCCTTAAACACTTGTAGATACGAATCATTATTTACTTTGTCTTTATAATTATAGAAAGTAAGATACCCGTCAAAGTTATACCTTAAGCCCGAAATCCCACCATCTATCGGCTCTAAATAGTTTGTATTTTGGGGAAGTGGTGATAAATCCACTACATTTCCTAAATGATTGTATGCGCTAATTGGGATATTGTGTAAAACTATCTTAGGATTGTCTTCTAAAGCAATTGGCATTTCATCGGAGATTATATTTCCGATTCTAGCTGTGCGGAAATCTCTTATCCTATCAAAAGTTCTTTCAGCAGCTAAAAAATTTGATCTAATTTCATTATAATCAAGAGGATATTTACCATTTGATGTTCTCGAATAAAACTCAAACCTTTCGTTATTAATTTTCATGACATGTGGAGATACCCAACTCTTAGGAATGTATATAACAATTAAATAACCTTCTTCTAAATTAATTGGTACCGTAACAACCCCAGGAATTCTTGGCTCTATTTTACTTCGAATCATAGACTCGATTCTTAAGATTTCTTGGTCTGCATTCACTATTAAAGGATTAAACCTTATTGGTTCTCCCGCAGTATTAGATTCTATGCCAAAAATAATATAACCACCTGAAGCATTCGCAAATGACGATACATCACGTCCAAATTCAACTTTATCCTTTTCCGCTAATCCCGGTAACTCTTTTTTATATTCTATTCTTTTATTTTCTATAACTTTTGCATCTATTAATTCCTGTATATCTTCCTTATCTATAACATGTGGCGCTTTGTTAAGTAATTTCATTTTTTTATCCTTTCACTTAGGCCTGTCCAAAAGAATTAGTTTCCTTTATATAAACTGGACATTTTAAAAGTATTGTTTTTGATGCATTAGACAAAATCAATCCCTTAAGGAAATAGGATATTCAGATATTCTATTTTGATATTTCATGTTTCTCGGAAACTGTAAAATTTCCTAAGTGCTCCTATTTCCATAGCAGCAACTGAAGGATAACACCTTCATTTTCATCCTGGACCCTAAACATTTGAACTAAGTAATTATTAATATAATCTCTTGCTTCTCTAATACTAGTAATGTTTGGAGAAAACAGTCTTTTATCGTTGTAAGTTTGTATGAAAGAGAGCTTGTTGCTTGTGAGTGCTCTTAGTTCTTCTCCAATTCTTGGGCCATGCTTAAAGAGGTTTATATCTTCTATATAAATTATAGTAAGAAAAATAACTTCTATTGGCAATCTATGTTCTTCGAAAATGCTTTTTATCTCACCTTCGGTTAGATCTTTTATTGTAAACTTGGACGCATTCTTTATTTGAACAAGCCTATCATTTAATTTGTTAAAAAACTCCATCAAACAAGGCTATCGAAATCGTTCCCTTCATATATAATTATCAACAGGAAAATTATACCACACGAAAGGGTTTTCCTATTATATTTCCTTAAATTTTTTTTAATCTCTATTCACAAAGTAAAAGGAGACATTTAGTAACGCCTCCCTTCTCCAGACTTATTTACCGATTAGATTCCACTGTTATCGCCTGATCAGTAAGTTCATTTATTTATATTTCTTTTACTCCAAAATCTATAAATCTCTTTTCATACCTTTCTATATATTTCTGAAAATTCATTAATATCATTCGCTTGAAAATACATATTGGGCATATCATCAGGATTTTCAGGTTCTTGCACATTATCCCAAAAATAAATATAATTCGTTTAAGGACTTTAGTGCCGAAGCAAAATTACCAGCAGAATATCTGCTATGGGAATAAATCCATATGGAATATGTTTATTACCTCTTCCAAGTTATCATACATATCACCAATCCCCTTAAATACATTTAAAACACTTTTTCGCTGCTCATCAGGTATATCAAATACACTTGGCTCAGGGGTTCCCCCATCCATTTAAGTAAAAATTCCCTGTACTTTTCCGTTAACTTCACATTATTTTCCGTTTCAAATTGCTCTATCACTTCTAGAGAGTGTTTATTATTCGTGTTTTTAATTTATACCATTTTTAATTCCTCCTCTTATCTATTTTCCATTAATAGTTGATACCCCTAGCCCTCCTGTATGAGTAAACTCTCTATATGGACATCTTTCTCTACAAGCCATCTTGATGATGATATTTATACTGTTTCGTTCCTTCCTTTCAGGCAACTTTACAACTCTATATAAGTTATTAAAGATCCTCGACTGACTTTATCAATCGAAGTCCGCCGAATTTATCCTTTGAATATATCTGGAATTTTATCTCGTCATACTAATAGTAATTCTATAAATTGCTTTGTTTCTATTGTATTTTCATGAGGTACTTCAATTCTAATAAATTTTTCAACAATTGTTACATCTTTTTTTATGAGCAAACTAGTAGCATATAATTCAATTTCAAAGTTCTCATTTGTCCCGTTTATAACCTTCTCAATATATTCTATATATTCATCGACTTGTTCTATTGTTGCAATATTTTCAATGAAACCTGAGAAAAGACAAATTTCTTCCGGCAATATTATTCCTAAATCGCCAAATGGATCTTTCTTAAACTTATATGAATATTTTGTAAATCATATTATCCAAGGACGATAGTATATGTCGACATGAGGTTATGGAGATTAAGAATTATTTTCTATCGGTTTCTATGACGCTTTTGGAAAGTCCGTCAATTACGGATAAGATGTTTACTCTAACCCTAAACTAAGGGAAGATTATCCAAACCGTTAATGATATAATTTTAAGTAACGTAAAGGAAGGAGTGTATTATGGGAGATATAAAACTGTTTCGTTTAAACGGTGATACCGTTGATGAACTAGCAGGAAAATCAGTTGCTATTGAAAAATCCTTACAACACATAATTGAACGTCATTTAGATACGTTTTTAGGTGTGCGTTTTTTAGATTCCGAATATAGTACGGGTAAACGCCATGCAGGTAGAATTGATACGTTAGGTATTGATGAAAATAATTCTCCCGTAATTATTGAATATAAGCGATCCATTAACGAAAATGTTATTAATCAAGGATTATTTTATTTAAATTGGCTGCTTGACCATAAAGCCGAATTTGAACTAATGGTTATGCGTAAATACGGGCAAACAGTTTCAGACGCTATTGACTGGAGTAGCCCCCGTTTACTTTGCATAGCAGGAGGCTTTACTAAATATGATGAACACGCAGTAGAACAAATTAACCGAAATATCGAGTTATACGTTTATAAGCATTATGCAGACGGGCTATTGTTACTCGATTTAGTTAACGCTACAACTGCACAAACTGTTCATAATAGCGATGAAGGTGCACCAACTACTCATGCTAACAGAAATACAAAAGCTAAAACGGTGTCGGATTATTTAGAGCAAGCCAATACGCAATTAACCGATAGATTTGAAACAGTAAAAGCATATATGTTAGCTTTAGGTGATGATGTACAAGTAAAAATATTAAAACATTACATAGCGTTTAAACGGATTAAAAACTTTGCGTGCGTAGAAATACACCCCCAAACGGGCAAATTACTTCTTTACTTAAAAGTGAATCCGCAAAGTATTACCTTAGAAAGTAGCTTTACTCGTGATGTAAGTAATATCGGTCATTACGGTACAGGGGATTTAGAGGTTGTAATAGCTAGCGATGAAGATATTGAGAAGGCAAAGCATCTTATTAATATGAGTTATGACGCAAGTTAACGGGCAAGCATTACGCAAGCCCGTTTTTTATTTGGTATCACTTTAACAGACTTTTAGTATATTACATTCTGCCGTAAAGCCGGTCTCTTCATGTAGGCTGCTGCACCTTCTGATGCTAGGCAAACGGCTGTTGCACCAATTTCTGAGGGTTCGTGTAAACGTTCTATCCATTGTTTTCCTAGGATGTGGAACTTCTTCTACTAGCAGTTAAAATATGCTTTCAAAAACTCATAAAATGTAGGCCACGTTTCTTTTAATTCTCCTGTTAAAAGTAACTCATCTCCGCCCTCAAAATTCACCGTATAGACTTTATCCGTTACAGCATCAAGCACTAATACAGCATTTGCTGACATTTCACTTAAAACTAAATACTTTTTCGGAAAGCCATACTCTTTTCGGGAAATAAATGTATATGATTCAATATTATTCTCTTCATCTACGATATCTAGTAACTCAAAAGGTACAAACTCTTCCCAAAAAGGTCCAGCATAATAATGGTAAAATTCACGGAATGTATTTGATACATCTACTTCTAAACTATTTAATGCCTCATCTACTTTACTTTTATCTTCACGTTTATAAATGTCCTCTCCTAGAACTTGATCTAATTTCTCAGGCAAAATACTCATTTTTAATTCCCTCCTAAAGCTTCTCGTCCCCTTGTTTTCCAATAATTAATAGAATCTACTTTTTGAAATGCTTCTCTCGTTCCCTCATCCATAGGATAATATGGATTCAACTTTCCTTTGTAAGGATGTAATGGGGCTCTTTTTGCATTACTGATGTTATGATACCTAGTTGATGCTTCAAATAATGGCCCAATGCCTTGTTGTTGTGAATGGTGTAGCGTTGCAACACTACCTGCATCATCTAGGATAGGTGCTAGACCATACTTTGCTGAGGCTTCTGCATTTGTTAACCCTCTACCCTTTTTAGCTCCCCTTGTTCGAACCATATCCCAATTAATATCGCTTCTTTGATAGACTTTATAAGTAAAGCCTGTTCCGACTTTGCCTGCATTATATTCTACTATTCGAGTAAAGTACTTATTATTCTTGTATTCCTTAAAATGTCGGTAAGTGCCTATATCCACAGCCTGACCACTAATCTCCGACTCCACTCTCGCCATTGAAATTAACTGTTCCTTTAACCCCGTACCATTAACCACATTATAAGGTACTCCCCCTGCCAACGACAGTTGGTTTTTAGGATTGTATGGCAATAGGTTAGGGATAGTGGCCAGTTCTTTTGCTTTCGTAACGCCTTTTACTGCAGCCGCTTTTGTAGTCGCTGCCCCAGTCTTCGCTACAGCACCTGCGCCTTTTGTTCCTACTACTGATGTGACGACTGTTCCGAGGGCATAGGATACCCAGTGAGCCCGCGAATAGGCATCGCCATTTACCATATCCCGTTCATAAGAGTCCGAGATGGACTTGGATATATATTTATAGGTTTTTATCGGGTGCATGATCGAGTTTGCCACGCCTTCAACCGTTTCCCCAGGATCTGTGACAAAATCCCATATTCCCGTCACAAAGTCTTTACCTACATCATATAGGCCTACGCCTATTCCTTTTGCAATGTCTGCTGTTTGCTTTGAGGATTCTATTTGTAGGACATATTGCTGCTGGGTGGGTCCTAAGTTTTCATACCCGATCTGCTTGGCGATTTTGAGAAACTCATCTGGATCCGTTACATGATCGAGTTGTGCCTTCAATTCTTTGATCCGGCGATTCTCCGCTTCCTCTTGCTTAACCTTCAGATATTCCGCGGTTTCTTTTTTCCTTACTTCTAGGTTTTTATAGGCTTCACTATTTTTATAAGCTGTTGCATTAAAATAGAGAGGGGATACTTCTCCTCCCCTTGTACTGGATACTTTCAATTGCTCCATGACTGCCGTCACTGCCGCTTGGTCCTCTTCGGATTTGGCATATTCAGTCGTCCACTTATGATCGATTTCGTTTACTTTGTCTATCGTTTGGGTCAGTTTCTTGTCAGCCTTCTCGATATTTTCAAAGAACGAATCATCGGAGAAAGGCTCTAACTGAATGATATCATCAATTCCGGAAAATATTTTTTTCAGATCATGTTTTTGGGCTGTGACCATTTCCTTAGAATTCCGATTGGCATTTGTCAGCTCTTCCTCTAAAAAAGGGACCGTAACCATTGTTTCACTAAGGTTCGCTTCGATTGTATCTCCTTGAATTCCACTTAAAAAGGCAACATGCCGATTGATCAGACGCAGCCAAGAATCCACGACATCGATCTGTGCTTTGTAAAACCCTTTGATTGCCACTGCGCCTTGCCCCTGCAGCTCATCATCTAAATTAACGATACTCTCAAATCCTTTTTTTAATTCAGTGAGCTGTTCTTTTAGGTCCTTATATTGTCCGACACGCGTTTGCATGGCCTGAACTAGTGTTTGAGATTCGTAAATCATCGACATTATGGAAAGTCCTTTCAACTACTTTTTTTATAACTAGATGTCATTTGTATGTAATAATTTTATTTACTGTTAAATTGTGGATTAAATATATTTTAGAAGAGTTTCTATATTTATTCAAGAATTAACAAGATAAGTGGCTCGTTTGTTCCAAAATCACTAAAAAAACAAAAGAGCGCTTAAAGAGCGCCCTCAATCCAAAACTAAATTAATTTTTCTCTGACCAGATTATGGTTAATTCTAGATGTTTATTTTCTATTAAACCCCAGATAAAGCTTTGATTTCTCCCCTGAATTACTCGCCTTTTTTACCAAGAACCACCGCCAAAGTAAGAAATATATAAGGATAAGTTAATAAAGTAAGCTCTAAAAAACCCATACTTCCAAAAAGAAATAGATCTGGAGCGTGTCCGTCTGAATAATATCCTTTTCCGGTCAAATACAAGCCAACAAGAAGATACGTTATTATAGATATTCCTATTAAACCATAGCCTATGAAATTAAACTTAATTATTGTAAAACTATATACTAAAATACCTAAATATAACAATCCAAGCAGCAGCAATAAAATCGGTATGTACAATGGCTCATAAAAATAGTCACTCATACTTTCAATTAGCATCTTATACCCCCTTCTGACCATAACTTATTCTGGATTACAAATATTAATATAAGTACCAGCCAAAGTTTTATCAGGTCGCCACGGTTCTAAGTTCCAAGAACTTTTATAAATAGTAAGAGGATTAGCTGCATGACATATAAACTGGTCTTTAATTCTACCTACCTTTGAGCTACTAATATACTTCTTGAAATCAGCATCAGCCGTCACTTCACTCCACATATCCAACATAATTTTTGCTTGAGAAAGACCTGTCATACTAGACGGACCCAAAGCCCAATGAGCGGTAATATAAGCTTTAGTACAGGTTCTAGCTCGTTTTTTCATTTTCTTCTCCTTTTTTGTTTTTTCCTATAATGGAACATTAACAAAAAACTAGGATTGATTGATCCCAAAAATGAATTCAGGATTTCCACATATGGAATATTTCCCTTCTTTCCGTCCACTCACATATTAGATAGGTAAAAAAGCTGTGAACCACCTCTTTGT
It contains:
- the dcm gene encoding DNA (cytosine-5-)-methyltransferase, with amino-acid sequence MQKSNKFLTTKQVAELLDVSDMTVKRWADNGYIPCLRVGVGQYRRFKKDAIIKFKEEFYNNQIIDATKNIEARVNELMPINSFIPPKSHPKHYLMHKYWGRKAHNVISEYISHFTKENDVVLDPFMGSGVTVIESVKLNRKSIGVDINPTAISIVENTLKPVDLSVFKYEYERILNTVNTKYKYLYDTKCPICQESCSYTIMVWENDEAKRVRGICPTHGKFKCDVNEEDLQLIEEYKNHFLQLDQKGDLIYPKDAILQYVRRNKKTYIYELFTERALLIISSLLKEVDKVEDPNVKSMLMFSISSMLPNVSKMLPGDIENVMYKSGWVISKFWVPKVHTERNVFDCFKMRCEAIFKGKSELLNINNKLADIHNRSSTNLQFIESESVDYIFTDPPYGESIAYLALSHFWNSWFHKDVNYEEEIILDPYRKKTIDEFESLISDTFKELYRVLKPNKYLSFTFHNRDLKVWKAILEGTVKAGFELVNIVMQPQAVSSGTQGINRDNTLKGDFVYNFRKVSPFKEFEINYMKNSEPFIINSARNLILEKQGVNSAELYEYILPLIAKNQAYMNDKNEVINVENLLKKHFKYEEDNGEYKWLCQDMVVKNSNKLNVLDLFSGAGGFSEGFKEEGFNIVAAVEFDSQIAQTYLYNNPETFVFNEDITQLKTNDIKKIFSNKSLNCDVIIGGPPCQGFSMAGNRIRNQQKLIEDPRNELFKEFYRMVKDFRPKVFIFENVEGILNFSEGRFKEAIFDLFRELGYHVSARILNAADYGVPQLRKRAIFIGNRLGLNSDLFFPESTHAVETYVSVWDAISDLPPLESGQGIEETTLDSEAQNFYQMLMRNSSGKLFNHISSVHKISTIEKMKMIKPGMTQKDLPEEFQTRSVHSGAYGRMEKEHPSYTLTTRLNTPSVGRIIHPEQHRTITPREASRLQSFKDKYRFLGDVTSIGKQIGNAVPPLMSQAIAKSVVDILTSKDLDTMINESDFKITHQSDIFEILNEVEPVLLGK
- a CDS encoding ATP-binding protein, which translates into the protein MKLLNKAPHVIDKEDIQELIDAKVIENKRIEYKKELPGLAEKDKVEFGRDVSSFANASGGYIIFGIESNTAGEPIRFNPLIVNADQEILRIESMIRSKIEPRIPGVVTVPINLEEGYLIVIYIPKSWVSPHVMKINNERFEFYSRTSNGKYPLDYNEIRSNFLAAERTFDRIRDFRTARIGNIISDEMPIALEDNPKIVLHNIPISAYNHLGNVVDLSPLPQNTNYLEPIDGGISGLRYNFDGYLTFYNYKDKVNNDSYLQVFKDGSIESVNASIIKKGSKHLTINTIERELVKAVERYIEINKLLNIQPPFVLMVCLIGVKGYTIMDSAPIDREFLIIPEIIVDSLDKNIPQAMKPIFDAIWNSTGWAYSTNYEDGNWKLK
- a CDS encoding tRNA-Val4, whose product is MILPEEICLFSGFIENIATIEQVDEYIEYIEKVINGTNENFEIELYATSLLIKKDVTIVEKFIRIEVPHENTIETKQFIELLLV
- a CDS encoding DUF5655 domain-containing protein, which gives rise to MGDIKLFRLNGDTVDELAGKSVAIEKSLQHIIERHLDTFLGVRFLDSEYSTGKRHAGRIDTLGIDENNSPVIIEYKRSINENVINQGLFYLNWLLDHKAEFELMVMRKYGQTVSDAIDWSSPRLLCIAGGFTKYDEHAVEQINRNIELYVYKHYADGLLLLDLVNATTAQTVHNSDEGAPTTHANRNTKAKTVSDYLEQANTQLTDRFETVKAYMLALGDDVQVKILKHYIAFKRIKNFACVEIHPQTGKLLLYLKVNPQSITLESSFTRDVSNIGHYGTGDLEVVIASDEDIEKAKHLINMSYDAS
- a CDS encoding SMI1/KNR4 family protein; the encoded protein is MSILPEKLDQVLGEDIYKREDKSKVDEALNSLEVDVSNTFREFYHYYAGPFWEEFVPFELLDIVDEENNIESYTFISRKEYGFPKKYLVLSEMSANAVLVLDAVTDKVYTVNFEGGDELLLTGELKETWPTFYEFLKAYFNC
- a CDS encoding T7SS effector LXG polymorphic toxin, whose amino-acid sequence is MIYESQTLVQAMQTRVGQYKDLKEQLTELKKGFESIVNLDDELQGQGAVAIKGFYKAQIDVVDSWLRLINRHVAFLSGIQGDTIEANLSETMVTVPFLEEELTNANRNSKEMVTAQKHDLKKIFSGIDDIIQLEPFSDDSFFENIEKADKKLTQTIDKVNEIDHKWTTEYAKSEEDQAAVTAVMEQLKVSSTRGGEVSPLYFNATAYKNSEAYKNLEVRKKETAEYLKVKQEEAENRRIKELKAQLDHVTDPDEFLKIAKQIGYENLGPTQQQYVLQIESSKQTADIAKGIGVGLYDVGKDFVTGIWDFVTDPGETVEGVANSIMHPIKTYKYISKSISDSYERDMVNGDAYSRAHWVSYALGTVVTSVVGTKGAGAVAKTGAATTKAAAVKGVTKAKELATIPNLLPYNPKNQLSLAGGVPYNVVNGTGLKEQLISMARVESEISGQAVDIGTYRHFKEYKNNKYFTRIVEYNAGKVGTGFTYKVYQRSDINWDMVRTRGAKKGRGLTNAEASAKYGLAPILDDAGSVATLHHSQQQGIGPLFEASTRYHNISNAKRAPLHPYKGKLNPYYPMDEGTREAFQKVDSINYWKTRGREALGGN
- a CDS encoding DUF2599 domain-containing protein — translated: MKKRARTCTKAYITAHWALGPSSMTGLSQAKIMLDMWSEVTADADFKKYISSSKVGRIKDQFICHAANPLTIYKSSWNLEPWRPDKTLAGTYINICNPE